CAACGGCCGATGCGCCGGACTCCCATCCAGAAGCCGCGCCATGCACCGTGGCGCTCGATCGCTTCGATCGCGTACGCCGAGCAGGTCGGAGTAAAACGGCACTGCCGGCCGATCCAGGGACTCAGGAAGAACCTGTAGAACCGGATCGGGGCAATGAGTAGTGCCTTGATCATCGCGCGATCCGCTCAAAGTGAGCGTCCACTTCGGCTCTGGCCGCGCGTTTCAGCGCAGTGAGCGTGGCGGGCGCGACCTTGCTATGCAGGCGCACGACGTAATCTTTTGCCGGCAGCGCCAGGCGCCGATGGCGAAACGCTTCGCGGATGACCCGCTTCAAGGCGTTGCGCGTGGAGGCGTGGGCGGCAAACCGCTTGGCGATGATGAGCCCCAGGCGAGCACAGGGGTCCTGACCGGGAGGCAGATCATTGGGAGCGGCGCTCACAATGAAGAATGCCCCTCGGGCAAGACGCCGGCCTTTAAGGGCGGCGGC
The DNA window shown above is from Achromobacter spanius and carries:
- the yidD gene encoding membrane protein insertion efficiency factor YidD; the protein is MIKALLIAPIRFYRFFLSPWIGRQCRFTPTCSAYAIEAIERHGAWRGFWMGVRRIGRCHPWSPGGLDPVPPAKGTNDARCCSHSHRIEHD
- a CDS encoding ribonuclease P protein component encodes the protein MPRSTLPPEARLHRPSEFAAALKGRRLARGAFFIVSAAPNDLPPGQDPCARLGLIIAKRFAAHASTRNALKRVIREAFRHRRLALPAKDYVVRLHSKVAPATLTALKRAARAEVDAHFERIAR